The genomic DNA CCCGCGGGTGGTGGACGGCACCGCATGGATCACCGGGGCGGATGCGCCCAACCGGCACGTCGTCGGCCTGGTGGCCGGCCGCGACTTCACCGCCGACGGCACCATCGAGGCCGCCGAGATCCGCGACGGTGACCCGTCACCGGACGGAGCGGGGCCGCTGGTCTCGGCGCGCGGAATCGAGATCGGCCACATCTTCCAGCTGGGCCGCAAGTACACCGATGCATTCACCGTGGACGTGCTCGGCGAGGACGGCAAGCCGGTGCGGCTGACCATGGGCTCCTACGGCATCGGTGTCTCCCGCCTGGTCGCCGTCATCGCCGAGCAGCAGCACGACGGTCTCGGGCTGCGCTGGCCGGCGTCGGTGGCTCCGTTCGACGTGCATCTGGTGATCGCGAACAAGGACGCCGAGGCGCGCGCCGGGGCGACGGAGCTGGCTGCCGCCCTGGATCGGCTGGGATTCGATGTGCTGCTGGATGACCGGACGTCCTCACCCGGGGTGAAGTTCAAGGACGCCGAGCTGCTCGGGATGCCCTGGGTGGTGGTCGTCGGCCGTGGGTGGGCCAATGGCGTGGTGGAACTGCGCAACCGGTTCAGCGGCGAGACCAGCGAGGTGTCGGTGGACTCGGCGGCCACCGACATCGCGGCGGCCCTGGGCTGATCCCTACTCGGGCCCACCCGGGAAGGCAGTGGAGATCGGCCACTCTCCGAGGATCTGCTGCCACCGGGCGGCCAGCACGGCACTGCGGGTCAGTGCCTGCACCGCGTAGGTCCGGTCCTGCGGGGACGGTGACTGCTCCAGGACGGCTCGCCACGCGACCGCGCTGTCGTTTTCCATCTGGACGGCCAGCGCGGCGGCCGCGTCGGGGTCGTTGACCACCGACGGCAACTGGTACCCCGGCGCCGCCAGCGGGGGTTGGACCTGCTGCGCCGCGAGCATGTCGAGCAGGGCCTCCCGTTGTTCGCGGTGTCCGGCGATGGCCTCGGAGACCAGCCAGTTTTCGTCGGGGGTGGAGTGTGCCGAGACGATCCCGTAGCCCCAGATGGTGGCGTGCTCGCCGGCCAGGGCGTCGTACAGGGCGGCCGCGGCGGGGGCTGATGGGCGGTCGGCATCGCCGCCGGGTGCAGGTTCGGTAGACGTCACGACGGTGTGCTCCGCTGGGGTAGGAGCACCGTGTGGCCCGTGGTGCAGGCGGCTGCGATGGACCCCAGCAGCCCGGCCCGGTACCCGGCCTCGGTGGCGGCGTAACGGGCCGCCGACTCGGCGGATTCCCGCAGTGCTGCGGACACGGCGTCGACACCGGGGGGCCGCGCAGGGGCGGGGGTGCCGGTGGTGGTGGACGTGCCGGTCACCGGCGTGGCGGGCACCAATGTGCCCAGGGTCCGGGACATCTCGCCGGCCAGCACGTCGGCGTGCCGGGACCGTTCGGCAGCGATCTGCAGCAGCGCGGGTTGCACGGCACGGCCGGCACCCGTAACGGCCGCCCGCGCGAGTTGACTGTCGGCATTGGCGCGGTCCAGCTGGGCCTGCAACTGACTGACGTCCGGCGGCGGGGGCTCGCTGCACCCCGCCAGGGCCAGCGCGGTCAGCCCGAGGGCGCCGACCAGCACCTCCCGCCGTCGCAGCGGTCCGCCGGAGCGGTCGTCGAGGCCGAGCACCGCCCCATCCTGCCATCCGCCTCCCGCGACCTCGCGGGAGGCCGTTTGGGTTTGTGCACCGGTGTCCTGGCGTATCGTGAATGGCTGGCTCGGCGCCACTGGAGGCCGGGCGGACGCGCTGGAACGAACTGACCGGACAACTCAAGATGAGGAGCTCGCCGTGACCGAGCGGTCCAGGGGACTGCCTTCACCGCCCCAGGTGATCGAGCTGCTCGGCGCTGAGTTCCTCCGTGCCGGTTACGAGATCGAGGACGTGCGGGTGGACGGCGCGTCGAACCCGGCGCGGATCGTCGTGATCGCCGATGGCGAAAGCCCGCTGGATCTCGACACCGTCGCCGACTTGTCGCGCACGGCTTCGCAGCTGCTCGACACCCTGGCGGACGCGTCCGACCCCTACGTGCTGGAGGTGAGCTCGCCGGGCGTGGACCGGCCGCTGAGCACCGAGAAGCACTTCCGGCGGGCCCACGGCCGCCGGGTGGAGCTGCAGCTGAGTGACGGTTCGCAGGTCATGGGGCGGATCGCCGGTGTGCAGGCCGGGACCCTGCGGTTGGTGGTGGCCGCGGGAAGCAAGGGTGCCGCCCGCTGGTCCGTTCGCGAGGTCGAACTCGCTGATGTTGCGAAAGCTGTTGTACAAGTAGATTTTTCGCCGCCCAGCCAGCAAGAGCTGGACCTGGTCGGCCAGGCTGGAACGGAGGCCGGAACATGAACATCGACATGGCCGCGCTGCATGCCATCGAGGTCGACCGCGGCATTCCCGCAGGAGAACTCCTCGAGACCATCAAGTCGGCGCTGCTGACCGCCTACCGGCACACCGAGGGCCACTCCGCCGACGCCACCATCGACATCGACCGCAAGACCGGTGAGGTCAAGGTGATGGCGCGGGAGCACGACGCGGACGGACAGGTGATCAGCGAGTGGGACGACACCCCGGAGGGGTTCGGCCGGGTGGCGGCCACCACCGCCCGGCAGGTGATGCTGCAGCGGTTCCGCGACGCCGAGAACGAGAAGATCTACGGCGAGTTCTCCGCCCGCGAAGGAGACATCGTCAACGGCGTCATCCAGCGCGACGCCCGCGCCAACGCGCGCGGGGAGGTCGTGCTGAGGATGGGCAGTGAGACGAAGTACTCCGAAGGGATCATCCCGGCATCCGAACAGGTCCCCGGGGAGCGTTACGAACACGGCGACCGGCTGCGCTGCTTCGTCCTCGGCGTCACCCGCGGAGCCCGCGAGCCGCAGATCAGGCTGTCGCGCACGCACCCGAACCTGGTGCGCAAACTCTTCTCGATGGAGGTACCCGAGATCGCCGACGGCTCCGTCGAGATCGTGGCCGTGGCCCGCGAGGCCGGCCACCGCTCCAAGATCGCCGTCGCCTCCCGGCTGCCGGGCCTCAACGCCAAGGGCGCCTGCATCGGGCCGATGGGGCAGCGGGTGCGCAACGTCATGAGCGAGTTGTCCGGCGAGAAGATCGACATCATCGACTTCGACGAGGATCCGGCCCGGTTCGTGGCCAACGCGCTGTCCCCGGCGAAGGTGGTGTCGGTGACCGTCATCGACGCCGCGGCCCGTGCCGCGCGGGTGGTGGTGCCCGACTTCCAGCTGTCGCTGGCGATCGGCAAGGAGGGGCAGAATGCCCGCCTGGCCGCCCGACTGACGGGATGGCGGATCGACATCCGCAGCGACGCTGCGCCGGACGCAGACCACCCCGGCGACGGTCAGCATCCACCCCGGCGTTCGCACGACGCGCCGCATCCGCGCTGATCGGACCGGCCTGCCCGGCTGATTTAGAGGCAGCCGACGGTGACGGTAGACTGAGCCGTGATCCAGCGCGAGATTTCCGTCGCCGACACCCGACAACCGGAATCCCTCCCCGAGGGAAAGCACCACCCGGTTCGGACGTGTGTCGGGTGCCGGAAGCGAGAGTTGGCCGTCGAACTGCTTCGGGTGGTGGCGGGGTTTCGAACGAACGACACGGGAACAGATGTCCCCGCGGTGATCGTTGACACCGCCGGTAACCTTCCGGGGCGGGGTGCTTGGTTGCATCCCGATCTGCAATGTGTGGAGGCAGCGATTCGACGGCGAGCATTCGTCCGAGCGCTGCGGATCAGCGGTCCATTGGACACCTCCGCGGTGGCCGAGCACGTCAGTGCGAGGTCACCCGGGCAAGAGAACAGGTAGCGAAGAACATGAGCACACCGTGAAGTCCCGATGACCATGCGTCATAGCTAAACCCGAGGCGCGGCGCCAACCACCGCTGTCGCCTCCAGACAGGAGATGTAGTGGCAGGTAAGGCCCGCGTGCACGAGTTGGCTAAGGAACTCGGTGTCACCAGTAAGGATTTGCTCGCGAAGCTGAAAGAGCAGGGCGAGTTCGTCAAATCGGCGTCGTCGACGGTGGAAGCACCCGTCGCGCGCCGTCTTCGTGAATCACTCGGCGGCAATACGTCCTCCGACAGCGCTACCGCGCCCAAGCCGGCCGCGGCCAACGGCCGTCCCGCCGGCAACGGCGGCTCCGGCTCGCCGGTACCCGGTCCCAGGCCCAGCGCCCCCAAGCCGGCTGCCCCGGCCCCGGTGGCACAGAGCGCCCCGCCGGCGGCACCCGCTCCTGCGGCGCCCGCACCCGCGGCGCCGCCGGCTCCCCCTGCCGCCCCCCAGGCTCCCGCCGCCAGCGCTGCTCCCGCGGCTCCGGCTGCCCGACCTGGCCCCGCGCCGACCCCCGGTGCCCGGCCCGGCCCTGCGCCGACCCCCGGACCCCGGCCTGCCCAACCGCAGAGCGGCGGACCCAAGCCCGGCGCTCCGCGTCCCCCGCGGGTGGGCAACAACCCCTTCTCATCGCAACAGCCGGTGGATCGTCCGGCTCCGCGCCCACAGGCACGTCCCGGCGCAGGCCCAGGTGGCCCGCGTCCCGGTGGCACCCGGGCCACGCCCGGCAACATGCCCCCGCGTCCGGCCACCGGTGCGCCCGGAGCCCGCGGACCGCGTCCGGGGCCCCGCCCCGGCGGCGGGCCCCGTCCCGGTGCCGGTGGTGGCGGTCGTCCCGGCGGTGCCGGTGGCGGCGGTAACTACCGCGGCGGCGGTGCCGGCGCGGGTGCAGGTGCCGGTGGTGGCGCAGGAGCCGCAGGTGGTTTCCGCGGTCGTCCTGGTGGCGGCGGTGGTCGTCCCGGTCAGCGCGGCGGTGCCGCAGGTGCCTTCGGCCGTCCCGGCGGCGCCCCTCGCCGCGGTCGCAAGTCGAAGCGCGCGAAGAGGGCCGAATACGAGAACATGCAGGCCCCGGTCGTCGGTGGTGTGCGGTTGCCGCACGGCAATGGCGAGACCATCCGGTTGGCCCGCGGCGCGTCGCTGAGCGATTTCGCCGACAAGATCAACGCCAACCCGGCGTCGCTGGTGCAGGCGCTGTTCAACCTCGGTGAGATGGTCACCGCCACGCAGTCGGTGGACGATTCCACGCTGGAACTGCTGGGCAGCGAGATGAACTACGTCGTCCAGGTCGTCTCCCCGGAAGACGAGGACCGCGAGCTGCTGCAGTCGTTCGATCTCACCTACGGCGAGGACGAGGGCGGCGAAGAGGACCTCGAGTTCCGCCCGCCGGTGGTCACCGTCATGGGTCACGTCGACCACGGCAAGACCCGCCTGCTCGACACCATCCGCAACGCCACCGTCCGCGAGGGCGAGGCCGGCGGCATCACCCAGCACATCGGCGCCTACCAGGTCCTCACCGAGCTGGATGGCAACGAGCGCCTGGTCACCTTCATCGACACCCCTGGTCACGAGGCGTTCACCGCCATGCGTGCCCGTGGTGCGAAGGCCACCGACATCGCGATCCTCGTGGTGGCGGCCGACGACGGCGTGATGCCGCAGACGGTGGAGGCCATCAACCACGCGCAGGCGGCCGACGTGCCGATCGTGGTGGCGGTCAACAAGATCGACAAGGAAGGCGCCGACCCGAGCAAGATCCGGGCCCAGCTCACCGAGTACAACCTGGTGGCTGAGGAGTACGGCGGCGACACCATGTTCGTCGACATCTCCGCCAAGCAGGGCACCAACATCGATGCGCTGTTGGAAGCGGTGCTGTTGACCGCCGATGCGTCGCTGGATCTGCGGGCCAACCCGGACATGGAAGCTCAGGGCGTCGCGATCGAGGCGCACCTCGACCGTGGCCGTGGCCCGGTGGCCACCGTGCTCATCCAGCGCGGCACGCTGCGGGTCGGCGACTCGGTGGTGGCCGGCGATGCCTATGGCCGCGTGCGCCGCATGGTCGACGAGCACGGCGCCGACGTCGAAGAGGCGCTGCCGTCGCGTCCGGTCCAGGTCATCGGCTTCACGTCGGTGCCTGGTGCCGGTGACAACCTGCTGGTTGTCGACGAGGACCGCATCGCCCGCCAGATCGCCGACCGGCGAAGTGCCCGCAAGCGCAACGCGCTGGCGGCCCGCAGCCGCAAGCGGATCAGCCTGGAGGACCTGGATTCGGCATTGAAGGAGACTTCACAGCTGAACCTGATCCTCAAGGGCGACAACTCCGGCACCGTGGAGGCGCTCGAGGAAGCCCTGCTGGGTATCGAGATCGACGACGAGGTGGAACTGCGCGTCATCGATCGCGGCGTCGGCGGTGTCACCGAGACCAACGTCAACCTGGCGTCGGCGTCGGATGCCATCATCATCGGCTTCAACGTCCGCGCCGAGGGCAAGGCCACCGAGCTGGCCAACCGCGACGGGGTGGAGATCCGGTACTACTCGGTGATCTACCAGGCCATCGACGAGATCCAGGCTGCGCTCAAGGGCATGCTCAAGCCGATCTACGAAGAGAAGGAGCTGGGCCGCGCCGAGATCCGGGCCATCTTCCGGTCGTCCAAGGTCGGCAACATCGCCGGTTGCCTCGTGCAGTCGGGCATCATGCGGCGCAACGCCAAGGCCCGCCTGCTGCGCGACAACGTGGTGGTGGCCGAGAACCTCACGGTGTCCTCGCTCAAGCGGGAGAAGGACGACGCCACCGAGGTGCGCGAGGGCTACGAGTGCGGTCTGACGTTGACCTACAGCGACATCAAGGAAGGTGACGTGGTGGAGACGTACGAGCTGGTCGAGAAGGCCCGCACGTAGTGGCTGATCCAGCACGCGCACGGCGTCTCGCCAAGCGCATCTCCACCATCGTCGCCTCGGCGATCGAGTACGAGATCAAGGATCCCCGGCTGGCCTTCGTGACCGTCACGGACACGAAGGTCACCGGAGACCTCCACGACGCCACCGTGTACTACACCGTGCGGGGGCAGAGCCTCGACGATGCTCCGGACGTGGCGGGCGCCGCTGCGGCGCTCGACCGCGCCAAGGGTGTCCTGCGCACGAAGGTCGGTGCCGGGACCGGTGTCCGGTACACCCCGACGCTGTCCTTCGTGCTGGACACTGTGCCCGAGGCCGCAGCTCACATGGAGGAGCTGCTGGCCCGGGCAAGGGCGGCCGACGCCGAGGTGGCGCGGGCCCGGGAGGGTGCGACGCCGGCCGGCGAGGCCGACCCGTACCGTGTACCGGGGGAGGACGAAGACCGGGGGCGGGCAGAAGTTCCAGAGCGACCTGAGGACGCCGGTGACCGCAATCGACCCGAAGACTGACCAGAATCTGATCGGTCGGCGCGTGGGCGCCGAGGGTGCCGTCGAGGTGCTGTCCCACGCGCACAGGGTCGTGGTGGTGTGCCACATCTTCCCCGATGCCGACACCATCGGCGCGGGGCTGGCGCTGGCGCAGGTGCTCGACGGGCGCGGTAAGCGTGTCCAGGTGAGCTTCGCGGCGCCTGCCGCGCTGCCGGACTCACTGCGGACGCTGCCCGGCGGAGACCTACTGGTCAGCCCGGCGGAGGTGGATCCACACCCCGACCTGGTGGTGACCGTCGACATCCCCAGCCCGAACCGGCTCGGTGGCCTGCAGGACGTGCTGGCCGACCCCGAGGTCCCGGTGCTGGTCATCGACCACCACGCGTCCAACCAGCTGTTCGGCACGGCCAACTACGTCGACCCGTCGGCGGATTCCACCACGATGCTGGTGGCCGAGCTGCTCGACGCGTGGGGATTGCCGATCGACGGTCCCGTGGCGCACTGTCTCTACGCCGGTCTGACCACCGACACCGGGTCGTTCCGCTGGGCCAGCGCCCGCGCGCACCGACTGGCCGCCCGCCTGGTGGAACTCGGCGTCGACAACGCCGCCATCAGCCGGACTCTGCTGGATACCCACCCGTTCGCGTGGTTGCCCATGTTGTCGCGGGTGTTGTCGACTGCGCAGTTGTGCAGTGACGCGCTCGGCGGCCGTGGGCTGGTCTACACCGTGGTGGCGCACCAGGAGTGGGCGGCGGCGCGGCCTGAGGAGATCGAGAGCATCGTCGATATCGTCCGTACCACTGCGCAGGCCGAGGTGGCTGCGGTCTTCAAGGAGATCGAGCCCGAGCACTGGTCGGTGTCCATGCGCGCCAAGGCTTTTGATCTCACACCGGTGGCCACCGGCTTCGGCGGGGGCGGGCACCGGCAGGCGGCGGGCTACTCGGCCACCGGCCCGGCAGACCAGGTGATCGCCGACCTCCGCGCTGCACTTGGCTGACACCACTCCGCCGCCGCCCACCAGTCGCACCATCGCGGGGCTGGCGCTGCCTGCGCTGGGCGTGCTCGCCGCGGAGCCGCTGTACCTGTTGTTCGACATCGCGGTGGTCGGTCGCCTCGGTGCCCTGGCATTGGCGGGGCTGGCCATCGGTGGCCTGGTTCTCGGACTGGTGGCCTCCCAGGGCACCTTCCTGTCGTACGGGACCACGGCTCGCGCCGCCCGCTTCTACGGTGCGGGTGACCGCGGTGCCGCGGTGCGCGAGGGCGTGCAGGCCACCTGGTTGGCCATCGGGCTCGGCCTGCTGATCATCGCTGTGGTGCAGGCCGCCGCGGTGCCCATCGTGACCGCGATCGCGGGCAGCGACGGCATCGCGGACGCCGCATTGCCGTGGTTGCGAATCGCCATTCTGGGCGCCCCGGCCATCCTGATCTCGTTGGCCGGCAACGGTTGGATGCGCGGCGTGCAGGACACCGTGCGCCCCCTGCGGTATGTCATCGCCGGCTTCGTGGTCTCTGCCCTGCTGTGCCCACTGCTGGTCTACGGCTGGCTGGGTTTCCCGCGATGGGAACTCGAAGGGTCGGCGGTGGCCAATCTGGTGGGCCAGTGGCTGGCGGCGCTGCTGTTCTGCCGGGCGTTGCTGGTGGAGCGGGTGTCGCTACGGGTCGACGTCGCGGTGCTGCCCACACAACTGGCCATGGGCCGTGATCTGCTGATCCGAAGCCTGGCGTTCCAGGCCTGCTTCGTCTCGGCGGCCGCGGTGGCCGCACGCTTCGGCGCGGCCTCGGTGGCCGCCCACCAGGTGGTGCTGCAACTGTGGAGTTTCCTTGCGCTGCTTCTCGATTCGCTGGCGATCGCCGCGCAGTCACTGGTCGGCGCGGCCCTGGGCGCGGGACATCTGCCACACGCCAAGACGGTGGCCTGGCGGGTGACGGTGTTCTCGACGGTAGCTGCTGCCGCCCTGGCCGGGGCTTTCGCACTGGGGTCCACGGTGGTGCCCCGACTGTTCACCGACGATGCCGCGGTGCTGAGCGCCGTCTCCGTGCCGTGGTGGTTCCTGGTGGCCCAGTTGCCGGTGGCGGGCATCGTGTTCGCGCTGGACGGCGTGCTGCTCGGCGCCGGCGACGCGAAGTTCATGCGTAACGCGACGCTGGCCAGCGCGCTGCTGGGGTTCCTGCCGCCCATCTGGCTGTCTCTGGCCTACGGGTGGGGGCTGTTCGGCATCTGGTCGGGTCTGAGTCTGTTCATGGTGCTGCGTCTGTTGTTCGTCGGCTGGCGAACGGTGTCGGGGCGCTGGCTGGTGGGCGGCACGTCGTAGCCCGGCGGCAGAAACGGACTCGCCCGGTGTGCGGGGCACACCGGGCGAATCGTCGAGCTGAGGAACCGGATCAGTCGGCGGCGGACGAACTGCCGAGCAGGTCGCGAACCCGGTTGGCCACCGTGATGAATTCAGGCCGTTCCATTGTCTCGGCATAGTTGCGCTCGGCAGGCAGGTCCACGTCGATGGTCTCGACGATCCGGCCCGGGCGGGGGCTCATCACCACCACCCGGTTGGCCAGGTACACCGCTTCGGCCACCGAATGGGTCACCAGCACCACGGTGGTGCCCGTCTCACGCCAGATCCGGTGCAGTTCGATGTTCATCTTCTCGCGGGTCAGCGCGTCGAGAGCGCCGAAGGGCTCGTCCATCAGCAGCACCTGCGGTTGGTGCAGCAGCGCCCGGCACAGCGACACCCGTTGTTGCATGCCGCCCGAGAGTTCGTGGGGCAGTGCGTTTTCGAATCCGGTGAGACCGGTCATCGCCAAAAGGTGGTCACAACGTTGCTGTGCCAGCGCCCTGGGCATGCCGCGCATCTCGGCCTGCAGCAGGATGTTCTTGCGCACCGAGCGCCATTCCAGGAGCGCGGCGCGCTGGAAGACGTAGCCGATCTCGCGCTGCGGGCCACGTACCTGCTTGCCGCGCAGGCGGACGTCACCTGCGGTGGCGTCGGTCAACCCGGCGACCACCTTCAGCAGCGTCGACTTGCCGCAGCCGGACGGGCCCGCGATGGTGACGAATTCGCCCTCGCCCACCCGCAGGTCGATGTCGTCGAGTGCGGTGGTGGTGCCCCGCTTGGACGAGAACGTCACCGTGAGGTTCTCGATCGAGATGGTGTCGGCGGTGACGGTGGTGCCCGGCGGGGCGATGCTTGCCGTGGTCATGTCCCGGTGCTCCTTACTGTCCACCGTTGGGCACGAACGTCGACGCCCAGTATTCGGCGGGGTCTTTCGCGCTCTCCAGCAGACCGGCCTCGCTGAGGGTGGCGATCGTGGAGGTCCAGTCCTCCTCGGCGTTGGTACCCGGGGCCTTGCCCTCGGTGGCCGGCGTGCTCAGCAGCGGGATGGTCTGTTCCCACTGCTGCAACAGCACGTTCTCCGGCGGCGTCTGGGGATCGACGCCCACCATGGCTGCCGCGGCGGCTTCGGGATTCTCGATGGCCGCGGCGTAGGACTCACTGGTGGCATCCAGCATGGCCTGCACCAGCTCCGGGTCGTTCTCGATGGTGGAGCTGTGGGCGATCAGGCCGTTGCTGAAGAAGTTCAGCCCGGCGTCGGAGTAGCGGAAGTACCGCATCTCGCGCCCGCTCTTGTTGGCCAGGTTCGGGCCCTGGTCGTGCGCGAAGCCGATCAGGCCGTCCACCCGGCCGGCCAGCAGCGCGGCCATCTTGCCGGCGGAATCCAGGTTCTGCTGGTTGATCTCGTCCGGGTTGAGGCCCACGTCGGCGAGAAACATCGGGAAGGTGGTGGTGGGCGCGTCACCGGCAGATACCGCAATGGTGCGCCCGGCCAGGTCGGCGGGCTCCTCGATGCCGGAATCGGCGAACACCTGGACCGCCGACGGGGTGGTCTGCAGGAAGACCCCGACGCTCTTGATGTCGACGCCCTGGTCGATGTTGCTCAGCACAGCGGCGGTGTCGGACCAGCCGAAGTCGACCTGCTGGCCGCCGACGGCTTGGGCGGTCCTGGTGGATCCCTGTCCGCCGTCGATGGTCAGGTCGATGCCGTGCTCGGCGAAGATGCCTTCTTTGAGTCCGTAGTAGAGCGGGGCGTGCTCGCCGTAGGGGTACCAGTTGAGCATCAGTGTCACGGGGGTCGAGCCCTGCGCGCCCTCGGCGGCGGGGGAGTTCTCGGCAGGCCCGTTGCTGGTGCCGCCGCCGCCACAGGCGGCCAGCGTCAGCATGGCGGTGGTGGCGGCCAGCGCGGCTCTGGCGCGCGTGCGGAAGACAGTCATGGTGGGTCTCCTCAAGGGGTGAGCGGGACGGGTGGATCAGACGGCGTTGGTGGAGGACGAGTTGGTGACACGGCGGGAGGCGTGCCAGGGGATCAGCAGCTTCTCGGCGATCTCGATGATCATGAACAGGACGATGCCGAGGATCGACATGATGATCAGCGCGGCGAACAGCATTGCGGTGTCCAGGTTTCCGTTGGCCTGCAGGATCACATAGCCCAGACCTTCGTTGGCTCCGACGAACTCACCGA from Mycolicibacterium tokaiense includes the following:
- a CDS encoding ferritin-like domain-containing protein, with amino-acid sequence MTSTEPAPGGDADRPSAPAAAALYDALAGEHATIWGYGIVSAHSTPDENWLVSEAIAGHREQREALLDMLAAQQVQPPLAAPGYQLPSVVNDPDAAAALAVQMENDSAVAWRAVLEQSPSPQDRTYAVQALTRSAVLAARWQQILGEWPISTAFPGGPE
- the rimP gene encoding ribosome maturation factor RimP; amino-acid sequence: MTERSRGLPSPPQVIELLGAEFLRAGYEIEDVRVDGASNPARIVVIADGESPLDLDTVADLSRTASQLLDTLADASDPYVLEVSSPGVDRPLSTEKHFRRAHGRRVELQLSDGSQVMGRIAGVQAGTLRLVVAAGSKGAARWSVREVELADVAKAVVQVDFSPPSQQELDLVGQAGTEAGT
- the nusA gene encoding transcription termination factor NusA; the encoded protein is MNIDMAALHAIEVDRGIPAGELLETIKSALLTAYRHTEGHSADATIDIDRKTGEVKVMAREHDADGQVISEWDDTPEGFGRVAATTARQVMLQRFRDAENEKIYGEFSAREGDIVNGVIQRDARANARGEVVLRMGSETKYSEGIIPASEQVPGERYEHGDRLRCFVLGVTRGAREPQIRLSRTHPNLVRKLFSMEVPEIADGSVEIVAVAREAGHRSKIAVASRLPGLNAKGACIGPMGQRVRNVMSELSGEKIDIIDFDEDPARFVANALSPAKVVSVTVIDAAARAARVVVPDFQLSLAIGKEGQNARLAARLTGWRIDIRSDAAPDADHPGDGQHPPRRSHDAPHPR
- a CDS encoding YlxR family protein, yielding MAGFRTNDTGTDVPAVIVDTAGNLPGRGAWLHPDLQCVEAAIRRRAFVRALRISGPLDTSAVAEHVSARSPGQENR
- the infB gene encoding translation initiation factor IF-2; this translates as MAGKARVHELAKELGVTSKDLLAKLKEQGEFVKSASSTVEAPVARRLRESLGGNTSSDSATAPKPAAANGRPAGNGGSGSPVPGPRPSAPKPAAPAPVAQSAPPAAPAPAAPAPAAPPAPPAAPQAPAASAAPAAPAARPGPAPTPGARPGPAPTPGPRPAQPQSGGPKPGAPRPPRVGNNPFSSQQPVDRPAPRPQARPGAGPGGPRPGGTRATPGNMPPRPATGAPGARGPRPGPRPGGGPRPGAGGGGRPGGAGGGGNYRGGGAGAGAGAGGGAGAAGGFRGRPGGGGGRPGQRGGAAGAFGRPGGAPRRGRKSKRAKRAEYENMQAPVVGGVRLPHGNGETIRLARGASLSDFADKINANPASLVQALFNLGEMVTATQSVDDSTLELLGSEMNYVVQVVSPEDEDRELLQSFDLTYGEDEGGEEDLEFRPPVVTVMGHVDHGKTRLLDTIRNATVREGEAGGITQHIGAYQVLTELDGNERLVTFIDTPGHEAFTAMRARGAKATDIAILVVAADDGVMPQTVEAINHAQAADVPIVVAVNKIDKEGADPSKIRAQLTEYNLVAEEYGGDTMFVDISAKQGTNIDALLEAVLLTADASLDLRANPDMEAQGVAIEAHLDRGRGPVATVLIQRGTLRVGDSVVAGDAYGRVRRMVDEHGADVEEALPSRPVQVIGFTSVPGAGDNLLVVDEDRIARQIADRRSARKRNALAARSRKRISLEDLDSALKETSQLNLILKGDNSGTVEALEEALLGIEIDDEVELRVIDRGVGGVTETNVNLASASDAIIIGFNVRAEGKATELANRDGVEIRYYSVIYQAIDEIQAALKGMLKPIYEEKELGRAEIRAIFRSSKVGNIAGCLVQSGIMRRNAKARLLRDNVVVAENLTVSSLKREKDDATEVREGYECGLTLTYSDIKEGDVVETYELVEKART
- the rbfA gene encoding 30S ribosome-binding factor RbfA codes for the protein MADPARARRLAKRISTIVASAIEYEIKDPRLAFVTVTDTKVTGDLHDATVYYTVRGQSLDDAPDVAGAAAALDRAKGVLRTKVGAGTGVRYTPTLSFVLDTVPEAAAHMEELLARARAADAEVARAREGATPAGEADPYRVPGEDEDRGRAEVPERPEDAGDRNRPED
- a CDS encoding DHH family phosphoesterase, with protein sequence MTAIDPKTDQNLIGRRVGAEGAVEVLSHAHRVVVVCHIFPDADTIGAGLALAQVLDGRGKRVQVSFAAPAALPDSLRTLPGGDLLVSPAEVDPHPDLVVTVDIPSPNRLGGLQDVLADPEVPVLVIDHHASNQLFGTANYVDPSADSTTMLVAELLDAWGLPIDGPVAHCLYAGLTTDTGSFRWASARAHRLAARLVELGVDNAAISRTLLDTHPFAWLPMLSRVLSTAQLCSDALGGRGLVYTVVAHQEWAAARPEEIESIVDIVRTTAQAEVAAVFKEIEPEHWSVSMRAKAFDLTPVATGFGGGGHRQAAGYSATGPADQVIADLRAALG
- a CDS encoding MATE family efflux transporter, whose protein sequence is MADTTPPPPTSRTIAGLALPALGVLAAEPLYLLFDIAVVGRLGALALAGLAIGGLVLGLVASQGTFLSYGTTARAARFYGAGDRGAAVREGVQATWLAIGLGLLIIAVVQAAAVPIVTAIAGSDGIADAALPWLRIAILGAPAILISLAGNGWMRGVQDTVRPLRYVIAGFVVSALLCPLLVYGWLGFPRWELEGSAVANLVGQWLAALLFCRALLVERVSLRVDVAVLPTQLAMGRDLLIRSLAFQACFVSAAAVAARFGAASVAAHQVVLQLWSFLALLLDSLAIAAQSLVGAALGAGHLPHAKTVAWRVTVFSTVAAAALAGAFALGSTVVPRLFTDDAAVLSAVSVPWWFLVAQLPVAGIVFALDGVLLGAGDAKFMRNATLASALLGFLPPIWLSLAYGWGLFGIWSGLSLFMVLRLLFVGWRTVSGRWLVGGTS
- a CDS encoding ABC transporter ATP-binding protein, with protein sequence MTTASIAPPGTTVTADTISIENLTVTFSSKRGTTTALDDIDLRVGEGEFVTIAGPSGCGKSTLLKVVAGLTDATAGDVRLRGKQVRGPQREIGYVFQRAALLEWRSVRKNILLQAEMRGMPRALAQQRCDHLLAMTGLTGFENALPHELSGGMQQRVSLCRALLHQPQVLLMDEPFGALDALTREKMNIELHRIWRETGTTVVLVTHSVAEAVYLANRVVVMSPRPGRIVETIDVDLPAERNYAETMERPEFITVANRVRDLLGSSSAAD
- a CDS encoding ABC transporter substrate-binding protein; the protein is MTVFRTRARAALAATTAMLTLAACGGGGTSNGPAENSPAAEGAQGSTPVTLMLNWYPYGEHAPLYYGLKEGIFAEHGIDLTIDGGQGSTRTAQAVGGQQVDFGWSDTAAVLSNIDQGVDIKSVGVFLQTTPSAVQVFADSGIEEPADLAGRTIAVSAGDAPTTTFPMFLADVGLNPDEINQQNLDSAGKMAALLAGRVDGLIGFAHDQGPNLANKSGREMRYFRYSDAGLNFFSNGLIAHSSTIENDPELVQAMLDATSESYAAAIENPEAAAAAMVGVDPQTPPENVLLQQWEQTIPLLSTPATEGKAPGTNAEEDWTSTIATLSEAGLLESAKDPAEYWASTFVPNGGQ